A region of Rhizobium sp. CCGE531 DNA encodes the following proteins:
- the tnpB gene encoding IS66 family insertion sequence element accessory protein TnpB (TnpB, as the term is used for proteins encoded by IS66 family insertion elements, is considered an accessory protein, since TnpC, encoded by a neighboring gene, is a DDE family transposase.) yields MIVAGQRLPILIATRPVDFRCGHQALALMVQTELKLDPHSGVTVIFRSKRGDRLKILVWDGTGMVLTYNDLHSYCISLSDSVEGFGVSGIFLMGGEAIDELVPSTALLLR; encoded by the coding sequence ATGATCGTCGCGGGCCAACGCCTGCCGATCCTGATTGCAACGCGGCCGGTTGACTTCCGCTGTGGGCATCAGGCGCTGGCTCTGATGGTGCAGACCGAGTTGAAGCTCGATCCGCATTCCGGGGTGACGGTGATCTTCCGGTCGAAGCGCGGCGATCGCCTGAAGATCCTGGTGTGGGATGGCACCGGAATGGTGCTAACCTACAACGATCTGCATTCATACTGCATCTCTCTTTCGGATTCAGTTGAAGGTTTTGGCGTGTCTGGCATTTTCCTTATGGGCGGCGAGGCGATCGACGAGTTGGTTCCATCGACTGCATTGCTTTTGCGGTAA